The uncultured Pseudodesulfovibrio sp. genome contains the following window.
AAAACTGTGTTGGTACAAGGCTCGGCACATTCCCCTGCGCTCGTTCCCTCCGTCGTTCAAAAAACTCAGGCCAACAATTTAATTTGCCATAACACCTGAGTAGACAGATTGTAAAGTTATCCGACTGTATAATCAAAAAAATTATGGTGTCTCGGAGGAGGAGGTATGACTTTATCTCAGGGCAAGAAAAGTCGCCTTTACGGGAGCCTTTCTGTGGGAGGCTATTCCGTCTATCGGGTTGCTTCGGAACTTGGGCTGGTGTACCTGAACGCTGACATGCGTATCCTTCATATAGGAAAGTTCCTCCATCCGGAACGTGGCGGCATCGAGTCGTTTATCAGGGATCTGTCAGCCGAGCAGGCGCGCAGAGGGAATGACGTTGCCGTGCTCTGTTATCATGCTCATCCCTGGAGGGCGACGGAGTGGCGTTTGTCGAGCGGAGTATTGTCGGTTCAGGCGAGAATCCTATGCAACGTGGGGTATGCGCCGGTTGCCCCGCTTTTTCCCATGCATCTGCGGCGGCTGATTCGGGAGAGCCAGCCCGAGGTCATCCATTTGCACCTGCCCAACCCGGCAGTGTTGTTCTTGAGTTGGTTCCCTGTGGATATCCCGTTAATCGTCCATTGGCATGCCGACGCCGACGGTCTGCAAGGGCGTCTGAACCGCGCCATGTACTCGGCCTATAAAATCTTCGAGACGAAAAGCCTTTCGCGTGCCCAGGCAGTGATTGCGACATCCCCGCCCTATGCGGCTTCGAGTCGGTCCTTAAAACCATGGCGTGACAAATGCGTCGTCGTGCCTCTGGGGCTTGATCCTGGCCGATACCCGGAAGACCCGCAGCTTGTCCGTTCTGCAATACCGACAGTTCTGAGCGTGGGCCGCTTCGCCTTTTACAAGGGCTACGACATCCTGATCGAGGCGGCACGGCAGGTCCCGGAGGCCCGATTCATTATTGTCGGGGATGGGCCGCTGCACGGGAAAATCAGCGACCAGGTCCGCGATCTCGGTCTCGCCGATAGGGTGCATCTTCCGGGCGCGCTGCCGGATGGTGAACTCCGGGTTCTGCAGCAGCAGGCAACCCTTGTCTGTCTACCCTCGGTGGATCGAGCGGAAGCCTTCGGCGTGGTTCAACTGGAAGCCATGCGCTATGGTGTCCCGCTAGTCAGTACTGCCATTCCCGGGTCCGGGGTCGATTGGGTCAACCAGGACGGCGTCACCGGTCTGGTGGTCCCTCCCGGAGACGCGAAATCCCTCGCCCATGCCGTGCGATGGATTATCAATCATCCGCAAGCCGCCGAATCCATGGGAAAGGCGGGGCGCCTTCGGCTGAACGCGCATTTTACCATAGAAGCGATCGCGTCAGCTTTGCACACCGTTTACGAGCGGTCCGTGCAGGCCTTTAAGAAAAATCCCTAGTAGATCAATGGTCATGAACGTCGAAGGTGACGGCTGTCCTTCGATATTCTTTCGATTCATCCCGGTTTGTCGATGAATTTGCTTTAATTTTTTCCAACAGATGAAAAAGGCGAGGCTGAACTGCCGATCTTGCTTTTTTGCTCGGAAAAAAAGAGGGCGGTTGAAAGCAGCTGAAGGCTGAGCGTTCGTCGGAAATGGCACCAAAGAGTGGCCTTGTTCCGGTAATTAGGCCCGGTATGCGTGGAGTCGGGGCTGGTAAATCAAAAAAGGGTTTACGGAATTTTTCCGTAAACCCTTATTCTTTCTGGTCGGGATGAGAGGATTTGAACCTCCGATCTCTGCGTCCCGAACGCAGCGCTCTACCAGACTGAGCCACATCCCGATGCACGTGAGAAGAGGTGTCTAGCGTACGGCTGAGCAAAAGGCAAGACAAAATTTCAACGAAAGTTCAAGGTTGTGGACAAAGGGGCTAAACCCCCTTAAAGTAGGATATTGCAAGACAAAATAATGTCCCGCCGATATGCGGTCGGTTATTGTCGATCGGTTGCCGCCGTTGGGTGGCTGCATGGGGCCCCTTGAGCGGTGAGGGGTGGAATGTGGGGTTTTTGAAGGAGTTTCTACGTGATCA
Protein-coding sequences here:
- a CDS encoding glycosyltransferase, with protein sequence MTLSQGKKSRLYGSLSVGGYSVYRVASELGLVYLNADMRILHIGKFLHPERGGIESFIRDLSAEQARRGNDVAVLCYHAHPWRATEWRLSSGVLSVQARILCNVGYAPVAPLFPMHLRRLIRESQPEVIHLHLPNPAVLFLSWFPVDIPLIVHWHADADGLQGRLNRAMYSAYKIFETKSLSRAQAVIATSPPYAASSRSLKPWRDKCVVVPLGLDPGRYPEDPQLVRSAIPTVLSVGRFAFYKGYDILIEAARQVPEARFIIVGDGPLHGKISDQVRDLGLADRVHLPGALPDGELRVLQQQATLVCLPSVDRAEAFGVVQLEAMRYGVPLVSTAIPGSGVDWVNQDGVTGLVVPPGDAKSLAHAVRWIINHPQAAESMGKAGRLRLNAHFTIEAIASALHTVYERSVQAFKKNP